One part of the Trypanosoma brucei brucei TREU927 chromosome 4, complete sequence genome encodes these proteins:
- a CDS encoding multidrug resistance protein E (identical to GP:16304674: multidrug resistance protein E {Trypanosoma brucei brucei}(PMID:11918801)), producing the protein MNADSGEESREPLLRGGHSNDSNNHTDTNDAGTTEVHITADVTPKPTMDILLRSEQQLNTRRHLWQAQIHALLGPEPPYALRPEDRAGFLFGRLYHTWTGPLMSLAARGVSLVPEDIPLPTRDVRAFNSGLRLLQTLEEQKFRRFGWDSYTADGDDAAVVRHRRDRQSVGLLRWVGPVQQLRRPRQMYAGVEWKSAPRHRVREQRRSMRKREKKGEELDTNGEKNVMPFHNGVIDGEHLFSTTDGAHTATCEAVGDIVFISPFESQGQERQSNPQGSTRKTYKNGIFMPITSQKPPKHISVARALFDTFGSSVYILIPIQMLQDACQLAAPVILQKYIEYVQMSDQDWKGGVALVATLCFFSLVQSAAGNKLTQMSRRVGLTFHNALLTVLFTKCATVARKGLAHPDMSVGRIVNMVSNDVGSARSLPTLLPIMVGAPLRLAVGALLLYQLVGLSALAGLGVVLVFLPLQGVLMGRFFGFLNTIARLRDERLKATNELLSGIRVAKYMSWEPALVCQIEKKRREELKALRSIQHMYIIVAFLSNAVPSLVVAAVFVLFHVLGNELTPTVVFPTIALFRLIQMPFIMIPVSVSAFSRFIVSMRRISAFLENDDVESGLLEMQKHERDGRQIRGPDHIRWSLIGGDSTAVIEFMNAAISTYAPHKLPPCESELKKANKKGKSNGGITGDRVEGGDDADDREGRGDIQTTENNNGNAGGGRGHGHGQSHAHGHGHGHGAADGTTEYYEVRRKELLHNVTLRIPKGSLTCIVGETGCGKSTLLESLLPGGYEITSGTLRAPATVAYVPQQPWIMNATLRENILFFSDMDEARFRRALRCAQLDCDLELLANGVETEIGENGVNLSGGQKARVGLARALYAERDVYLLDDPLSALDVHVGEKVLQDCLLGELSGTTRVLATHQLHVLRHADLIVVLGSEGTTVFTGNYEEYKTFTGEAAGDSHRGDDDVNDGQSANDNSACDETHEGISTEMPRERDDTMGPGERDNGVTTWDPLNNVETTSHGNGGDVAACESPLIDDYCDDSPAETGAANGKHTKLQKLSPLEDGKKEVSGKLMTDEEVATGSVPFAVYARYAAASGGAKTCVPLLILFVLTEVVMVSPFLWLSFFTMKTFNLPVNTYLFVYGGLVFASVLCSPLRWATGYGVLRAGSYRLFERLLRSVVAAPMSFFDTTPLGRVINRFSKDMTNIDEIIPDSIVYLVQCALSLTSSVAVMVASQYLVIAAIIPCGFIYYRLMLFYNNANRELRRVTNRVSSPVFSILGEMLAGRSCMDAFGKTPSFLTEALRRVDVVSACSYVEVVCNCWLAVRIDLLVTVVLTAISGLGVYLVLQFGTVDVGLLSLSLTMAVNISTILTSMVGQAATVEANMNSVERVLHYAHNIEHEDLMEDMEKAIKKQEERDRQMEKNERKKNKKGVASAGKNRTDGAEVNRPTNGMSGPNGHDFEAARGSCVSIRVTGGAESDEENGGTDKPSTAHVPSRHFHYTTSSAVEFCNVSMRYRQGQPLVLRDLTFRITTGQKVGVIGRTGSGKSSLLLTLLRMVDIEGGNILIEGHPIRSYRLRKLRQLFSVIPQDPVLFDGTLRDNLDPLHTSSDEEIFETLRLVGMQDRITSSAEGLRSRVVDCGANFSVGQRQLLCMARALLRRDSRFVLMDEATANIDPALDRQLQYAIRHTFVTHTVITVAHRLHTLASYDLLLLLKDGRVVETGRPRDLVMDENSRFSRMVAAMGENALKNFMEATERDSFPR; encoded by the coding sequence ATGAACGCTGACTCTGGTGAGGAGTCACGTGAGCCGTTGCTCCGCGGCGGGCACAGTAACGATAGCAACAACCACACCGACACCAATGACGCTGGAACGACGGAGGTGCACATTACAGCGGACGTCACTCCGAAACCAACAATGGACATTCTTCTGCGCTCTGAGCAGCAACTCAACACTCGCCGCCACCTCTGGCAAGCGCAGATTCACGCACTGCTTGGACCGGAACCGCCGTATGCCTTGCGGCCAGAAGACCGTGCCGGTTTTTTGTTCGGTAGGTTATACCACACTTGGACGGGGCCGCTGATGTCCCTGGCGGCACGTGGCGTATCACTGGTCCCGGAGGATATTCCTCTTCCTACCCGTGATGTGCGAGCCTTCAATAGCGGTCTACGGCTATTGCAAACGCTTGAAGAACAGAAATTCAGACGTTTCGGGTGGGATTCCTATACCGCAGATGGAGACGATGCTGCTGTCGTGCGGCACAGGCGTGACCGACAAAGTGTTGGGCTGCTGCGATGGGTGGGACCGGTTCAACAGTTGCGGCGTCCGAGACAAATGTACGCTGGTGTCGAGTGGAAGTCGGCGCCCCGACACCGCGTGCGGGAGCAAAGGAGAAGCATGCGGAAACGTgagaagaagggggaggaatTGGATACAAACGGCGAGAAAAATGTGATGCCTTTTCACAATGGCGTGATAGATGGAGAGCACCTCTTTTCTACCACGGACGGGGCCCACACCGCAACGTGTGAGGCTGTCGGCGACATCGTCTTTATTTCGCCATTTGAATCACAAGGACAGGAAAGGCAGTCGAACCCACAGGGTTCCACCCGGAAGACGTACAAAAATGGCATCTTCATGCCCATCACATCACAAAAGCCACCCAAGCACATATCTGTTGCCCGTGCACTCTTTGACACGTTTGGCTCTAGCGTGTACATACTTATCCCTATTCAAATGTTGCAGGATGCTTGTCAGCTTGCGGCCCCTGTCATACTGCAAAAGTACATTGAGTATGTGCAGATGAGTGATCAGGACTGGAAAGGTGGAGTGGCACTTGTCGCAAccctctgttttttctcactcGTGCAAAGTGCCGCTGGTAATAAGCTTACACAGATGTCGCGTCGTGTGGGACTCACTTTCCACAATGCCTTGCTTACTGTTCTTTTCACAAAGTGCGCTACAGTCGCGCGAAAGGGGCTTGCCCACCCTGACATGAGTGTTGGCCGCATTGTAAATATGGTTAGCAACGATGTGGGGAGTGCCCGGTCACTTCCAACCCTACTGCCTATAATGGTAGGCGCCCCATTGCGGTTGGCGGTTGGGGCCCTTCTGCTCTATCAATTGGTTGGGCTCAGCGCATTGGCGGGGCTCGGtgttgtgcttgtgtttttgccACTGCAGGGGGTCCTCATGGGACGTTTCTTTGGGTTTCTAAACACCATCGCCCGGCTGAGGGACGAACGCCTAAAGGCAACGAATGAGCTTCTTTCCGGAATCCGTGTGGCAAAGTACATGTCGTGGGAGCCAGCACTTGTCTGTCAGATCGAGAAGAAGCGACGGGAGGAGCTCAAAGCCTTGCGGTCGATTCAGCACATGTATATAATCGTTGCCTTTTTGTCCAACGCCGTCCCTTCGCTGGTTGTTGCCGCAGTGTTTGTACTCTTTCACGTCCTAGGAAATGAGCTAACACCTACTGTTGTCTTCCCCACCATTGCCCTGTTCCGCCTCATTCAAATGCCATTCATTATGATCCCCGTGTCGGTGTCAGCGTTCAGCCGTTTCATTGTTTCGATGCGGCGCATATCCGCCTTTCTGGAGAATGACGACGTGGAGAGCGGTCTTTtagaaatgcaaaaacatgAACGAGACGGAAGACAAATAAGGGGGCCAGACCATATCCGTTGGTCACTCATTGGGGGAGACAGCACAGCGGTGATTGAGTTCATGAACGCTGCGATATCTACGTACGCGCCCCACAAGCTACCTCCCTGCGAAAGCGAACTGAAGAAAGCgaataaaaaggggaaaagtaaTGGTGGTATAACCGGTGACCGTGTGGAAGGCGGTGATGATGCGGATGACAGAGAAGGCAGAGGAGACATTCAAACTACCGAAAATAACAATGGCAACGCCGGTGGGGGCCGAGGCCACGGTCACGGCCAATCACACGCGCACGGTCATGGACATGGCCATGGTGCTGCTGATGGTACAACGGAGTACTACGAAGTACGCCGGAAAGAGCTCTTGCATAATGTCACGCTACGCATTCCGAAAGGAAGCCTCACGTGTATCGTGGGTGAGACCGGCTGCGGCAAGTCGACGTTGCTTGAGTCGTTGTTGCCCGGTGGATATGAAATTACGAGCGGCACCTTGAGGGCTCCAGCGACGGTGGCATACGTCCCGCAGCAGCCATGGATAATGAACGCAACGCTCAGGGAAAATATTCTATTCTTCAGCGACATGGACGAGGCCCGTTTCCGCCGGGCGCTCCGCTGCGCACAGCTCGATTGTGACTTGGAATTGCTGGCCAACGGTGTGGAAACGGAGATTGGGGAAAATGGTGTGAACCTCAGTGGTGGGCAAAAGGCACGTGTGGGGCTCGCCCGCGCTTTGTATGCTGAGCGTGACGTATACCTTCTGGACGACCCCCTTTCCGCATTGGACGTCCATGTTGGCGAAAAGGTATTGCAGGACTGTTTGCTGGGTGAGCTAAGCGGCACCACGCGGGTACTTGCTACCCATCAGCTGCATGTCCTTCGGCACGCAGATTTGATTGTGGTTTTAGGCAGCGAAGGAACCACTGTTTTTACCGGGAACTATGAGGAATACAAAACCTTCACCGGGGAAGCAGCCGGAGACTCCCATCGCGGGGATGACGACGTAAACGACGGTCAAAGTGCGAATGATAACAGTGCTTGTGATGAGACCCACGAAGGCATATCTACCGAGATGCCACGGGAGCGTGATGACACGATGGGACCTGGAGAGCGCGATAACGGGGTAACTACATGGGACCCTTTAAATAATGTTGAAACTACGAGTCATGGAAATGGCGGTGACGTCGCAGCTTGCGAAAGTCCCCTTATCGACGACTACTGTGACGACAGCCCCGCGGAAACTGGAGCCGCGAATGGGAAACACACCAAACTCCAAAAACTGAGTCCATTGGAGgatgggaaaaaagaagtttctGGGAAGCTTATGACAGACGAAGAGGTAGCCACAGGTTCTGTGCCATTTGCTGTTTATGCGCGGTACGCAGCGGCCAGCGGTGGCGCCAAGACGTGTGTGCCTCTACTTATTCTTTTTGTGCTGACTGAGGTGGTGATGGTTTCGCCCTTTCTATGGCTCTCATTTTTTACAATGAAGACGTTTAACTTGCCCGTTAATACGTACCTGTTTGTGTACGGGGGACTCGTATTCGCCAGCGTACTTTGTTCCCCACTGCGGTGGGCTACCGGTTATGGGGTTCTTCGTGCAGGCTCCTACAGGCTTTTTGAGAGGTTGCTGCGCTCCGTCGTGGCAGCCCCCATGTCGTTTTTCGACACAACACCGCTTGGTCGCGTGATTAACCGCTTCTCTAAAGATATGACCAACATCGACGAAATTATTCCCGATAGTATCGTATACCTTGTACAGTGTGCTTTATCTCTCACCTCTTCTGTTGCTGTGATGGTTGCCTCGCAGTATCTTGTCATCGCGGCCATCATTCCTTGCGGATTTATCTATTACaggttgatgttgttttaCAACAACGCTAACCGTGAGTTGCGGCGCGTGACAAATCGCGTGAGCTCACCCGTTTTTTCAATTCTCGGTGAGATGCTAGCGGGTCGCAGCTGCATGGATGCTTTTGGGAAGaccccttcctttctcaCGGAAGCTCTTCGCCGTGTCGATGTTGTGTCGGCATGCTCATATGTGGAGGTGGTTTGCAACTGCTGGTTAGCGGTCCGCATTGATCTTCTTGTCACTGTGGTGCTCACTGCCATTTCCGGACTCGGTGTCTATCTGGTGTTGCAGTTCGGTACCGTCGATGTCGGGCTCCTTTCGCTGAGTTTGACGATGGCGGTGAACATCAGCACGATTCTCACATCAATGGTGGGCCAGGCTGCCACTGTGGAAGCGAATATGAACAGTGTGGAGCGGGTACTGCACTACGCCCACAACATTGAACACGAAGACCTGATGGAGGATATGGAAAAGGCAATTAAGAAGCAAGAGGAGCGTGACAGACAAatggagaaaaatgaaaggaagaaaaataagaagggtGTTGCAAGTGCTGGGAAAAACAGAACGGACGGTGCTGAAGTAAATCGTCCCACTAATGGGATGAGTGGTCCGAATGGGCACGACTTTGAGGCCGCGAGGGGGTCATGTGTTTCAATCCGTGTGACAGGCGGTGCTGAGAGCGATGAAGAGAATGGCGGCACAGACAAACCATCAACTGCCCACGTTCCATCCCGTCATTTTCATTATACAACATCATCAGCCGTGGAGTTCTGCAATGTATCGATGCGGTACCGCCAAGGCCAACCGCTCGTGTTGCGGGATCTAACCTTTAGGATTACGACTGGGCAAAAGGTTGGCGTCATTGGTCGCACTGGTAGTGGCAAGTCGTCGTTGCTCCTCACGCTACTCCGCATGGTGGATATTGAGGGAGGTAACATCCTCATTGAAGGTCATCCCATCCGGTCCTACCGACTGCGTAAGCTCCGTCAGCTGTTTTCGGTGATTCCTCAAGACCCGGTGCTGTTTGACGGCACGCTGCGTGATAACCTCGATCCTCTTCACACCAGCAGTGACGAGGAGATTTTTGAGACACTCCGCCTTGTTGGCATGCAGGACCGTATTACCTCAAGTGCGGAGGGTTTGAGAAGTCGTGTAGTAGATTGTGGAGCCAACTTCAGTGTCGGACAACGGCAGTTACTATGCATGGCCCGGGCGTTGCTTCGCCGCGACAGTAGGTTTGTTCTCATGGATGAGGCCACCGCAAACATCGATCCCGCACTGGATCGTCAGCTGCAGTATGCCATTCGTCATACCTTCGTCACGCACACAGTTATAACCGTTGCCCACCGTCTTCACACGTTGGCCAGCTATGACTTGTTGTTACTACTGAAGGACGGACGTGTGGTGGAGACTGGACGCCCAAGAGATTTGGTGATGGATGAAAACTCTCGCTTCTCCCGGATGGTTGCAGCAATGGGGGAAAATGCACTCAAGAACTTCATGGAAGCCACAGAGAGAGACTCGTTTCCCCGTTAA